In Gadus macrocephalus chromosome 4, ASM3116895v1, the following proteins share a genomic window:
- the LOC132456444 gene encoding 2-oxoglutarate receptor 1-like: MLCPLLQDPNNATDCCDAVYQLKKDFLPAAYGLLFAVGLAGNLTAIGVYVTMLRPWKTSAVIMVNLALADLLHMLTLPFLVQYYKDDETWKSGAYMCYLVRFAFFLNLYSSVLLLTCLAAFRWLVVARPLCAAQVQRRSWGLAACAVAWAAAIAGVGPMLYILSECGNGTMCVDLASQRSSSVGWYSHVLTALGFLLPLAMVAACYAAIVRELAKGPYQASPRRVRARRLPLAILAGFVVCFLPYHVLRTLRLETKGWSCEARRGIHMAYVISRPLAAANTLCNLGLNTLAGGRFQRAIWRIVGAGRQCRDGAPLGLVCGTDQKLADHNRRTHVVNAAVRYPSRGRNEAD; the protein is encoded by the coding sequence ATGCTCTGCCCCCTCCTCCAAGATCCCAACAACGCTACAGACTGCTGCGATGCCGTTTACCAACTCAAGAAAGACTTCCTTCCCGCCGCCTACGGCCTCCTCTTCGCCGTGGGGCTGGCGGGCAACCTCACCGCCATCGGGGTCTACGTCACCATGCTGCGGCCATGGAAGACCAGCGCCGTCATCATGGTGAACCTGGCCCTGGCCGACCTCCTGCACATGCTGACCCTCCCCTTCCTGGTGCAGTACTACAAAGACGATGAGACGTGGAAGAGCGGCGCCTACATGTGCTACCTGGTGCGCTTCGCCTTCTTCCTCAACCTGTACAGCAGCGTGCTGCTCCTCACCTGCCTGGCCGCCTTCCGCTGGCTGGTGGTGGCCCGGCCTCTCTGTGCGGCGCAGGTGCAGCGCCGCAGCTGGGGCCTGGCTGCGTGCGCGGTGGCGTGGGCAGCCGCCATCGCCGGGGTTGGGCCCATGCTGTACATACTCTCCGAATGTGGGAATGGTACCATGTGCGTGGACCTTGCCAGCCAGAGGTCTAGTTCTGTGGGGTGGTACAGCCATGTGCTCACGGCACTGGGCTTCCTGCTCCCCTTGGCGATGGTGGCGGCGTGCTACGCGGCCATCGTTCGGGAGCTCGCCAAAGGGCCGTACCAGGCCAGCCCCCGCCGTGTTCGCGCCCGGCGGCTGCCCCTGGCCATCCTGGCGGGGTTTGTGGTGTGCTTCCTGCCGTACCACGTGCTCCGCACGCTGAGGTTGGAGACCAAAGGCTGGTCTTGCGAGGCGAGGAGGGGCATCCACATGGCGTATGTCATCTCGCGCCCTCTGGCGGCCGCCAACACCCTGTGCAACCTGGGGCTAAACACGCTGGCTGGGGGGCGGTTCCAGCGGGCCATCTGGCGGATCGTTGGCGCGGGCCGCCAGTGCCGCGACGGGGCTCCGCTCGGGCTGGTGTGCGGCACCGACCAGAAGCTCGCCGACCACAACAGGAGGACGCACGTCGTCAACGCGGCCGTCCGATACCCGTCGCGAGGGCGGAACGAAGCCGACTGA